From a region of the Campylobacter anatolicus genome:
- a CDS encoding KdsC family phosphatase yields the protein MIEIIFLDVDGCLTDGKIIYNANGEELKFFDVKDGYAIESWLKLGKKVAIITGRKSQIVERRAEDLKINHVYQGVSDKFKIAQEILKFEGLNFENAAAIGDDYNDYKILNAVAWSFKPKDAIKELSVTTRLKHKGGNGAVREMIEMIISKQDMFTEWSKRWL from the coding sequence ATGATAGAGATTATATTTTTAGATGTTGATGGTTGCTTGACAGATGGTAAGATAATTTACAATGCAAATGGTGAGGAGCTTAAATTTTTTGACGTAAAAGATGGCTATGCGATAGAGAGTTGGCTAAAACTTGGTAAAAAAGTCGCTATCATCACGGGTCGTAAGTCTCAAATAGTTGAGCGTAGGGCTGAAGATTTAAAGATAAATCATGTCTATCAAGGTGTGAGTGATAAATTTAAAATAGCACAAGAGATACTTAAATTTGAAGGATTGAACTTTGAAAATGCCGCAGCTATTGGCGATGATTATAATGATTATAAAATTTTAAACGCTGTTGCTTGGAGCTTTAAGCCAAAGGATGCTATAAAAGAGCTAAGTGTAACAACTCGCCTAAAACACAAAGGTGGCAATGGTGCAGTTAGAGAGATGATAGAGATGATAATAAGTAAACAAGATATGTTTACAGAGTGGTCTAAGCGTTGGTTATAA
- the lptC gene encoding LPS export ABC transporter periplasmic protein LptC yields MVIRIFYCIIAVFSIVMVFVVFQDPYFSDEIKQDVRVANMQVNDVVDYEINASVVSGIYEADEIVRYSNQDEFLHFKANVLRGNLKHDISSQKAIMRDDNITFKDSVKYDNNESLNFSSDEVIYNTKSKIAISKVPFIAIQNGDKIIGKSLRYDMVKKQTDIKGFKAWIEQERH; encoded by the coding sequence TTGGTTATAAGGATATTTTACTGTATCATTGCGGTATTTAGTATTGTGATGGTGTTTGTAGTGTTTCAGGATCCATACTTTTCTGATGAGATAAAACAGGACGTAAGAGTTGCAAATATGCAGGTTAATGATGTAGTTGATTATGAGATAAATGCGAGTGTAGTTAGTGGAATTTATGAAGCTGACGAGATTGTTCGCTACTCAAATCAAGATGAATTTTTGCACTTTAAAGCAAATGTGTTGCGTGGAAATTTAAAACACGATATAAGCTCACAAAAAGCCATCATGCGAGACGATAATATTACATTTAAAGACAGTGTGAAATATGACAATAATGAGAGTTTGAATTTTAGTTCAGACGAAGTGATTTACAATACAAAAAGTAAAATTGCCATATCTAAAGTGCCTTTTATTGCGATACAAAATGGTGATAAAATAATAGGCAAAAGTTTACGATATGATATGGTAAAAAAACAGACAGATATAAAAGGATTTAAAGCGTGGATAGAGCAAGAAAGGCATTAG
- the lptA gene encoding lipopolysaccharide transport periplasmic protein LptA, whose protein sequence is MDRARKALAVFFISTFVAFAEQVEITSDSFFADEGKQIGEFNGNVYIKKGNYDELKANKVIVHFDKNRQPVKYIATGNAKLKLVIKDKHYDGKGDTLTYEPTTQIYTVIGNGYIHEVETDKNIYGEKIVVNQLNGTYNVNSGDKKPVKFIFQVEDKAK, encoded by the coding sequence GTGGATAGAGCAAGAAAGGCATTAGCGGTATTTTTCATATCGACTTTTGTGGCATTTGCCGAGCAAGTTGAGATAACATCGGATAGTTTTTTTGCTGATGAAGGTAAACAGATTGGCGAATTTAATGGTAATGTTTATATAAAAAAGGGTAATTACGACGAGCTTAAGGCAAACAAAGTTATCGTTCATTTTGATAAAAATCGTCAACCAGTAAAATATATTGCGACTGGCAATGCAAAGCTAAAATTAGTAATAAAAGACAAACATTACGATGGCAAGGGCGATACACTCACATATGAGCCAACTACACAAATTTATACTGTTATTGGTAATGGCTATATACACGAGGTTGAAACGGATAAAAATATCTATGGTGAAAAGATTGTGGTAAATCAGCTAAATGGCACATACAATGTTAATAGTGGCGATAAAAAACCGGTGAAATTTATATTTCAAGTCGAGGATAAAGCTAAGTGA
- a CDS encoding GTP-binding protein, whose protein sequence is MIRAIGAKFISSAPNINIAPDFATSEVVFLGRSNVGKSSLINAITNHNGLAKSSSTPGKTQLINFFEVDFEEIKEIYLDTQEQNEQGEIRQRFKIMFVDLPGFGYAKVSKSKHDEWRRSLDEFLKFRINIKLFIHLIDARHFDLRIDTEVNEYLHSFIRADQKILNLYTKADKLNQSSKSAVMRFDPSGVLVSTLNKNGIDKARELIVKHTFGL, encoded by the coding sequence GTGATAAGAGCTATCGGTGCTAAGTTTATATCATCTGCACCAAATATCAATATCGCCCCTGATTTTGCGACGAGTGAAGTTGTGTTTTTGGGACGTTCAAACGTGGGTAAATCAAGCTTGATAAATGCTATTACAAATCACAATGGTCTAGCTAAAAGTTCATCAACGCCTGGTAAGACTCAGCTGATAAATTTTTTTGAAGTTGATTTTGAAGAGATAAAAGAGATATATTTAGACACTCAAGAGCAAAATGAGCAAGGCGAGATAAGGCAACGTTTTAAGATAATGTTTGTCGATTTGCCCGGTTTTGGCTATGCAAAGGTCTCAAAGTCAAAGCACGATGAGTGGCGACGAAGTTTGGATGAGTTTTTAAAATTTAGAATAAATATCAAGCTTTTTATACACCTTATCGATGCTAGGCATTTTGATCTACGCATTGATACTGAAGTAAATGAATATCTGCATAGTTTTATTCGTGCGGATCAGAAAATTTTAAATTTATATACAAAGGCGGATAAGCTAAATCAAAGCAGTAAGAGTGCCGTTATGAGATTTGACCCAAGTGGAGTTTTAGTTTCCACGCTAAATAAAAATGGCATAGATAAGGCTAGAGAGCTCATTGTTAAACATACATTTGGTCTATAA